The Anaerolineales bacterium genome contains a region encoding:
- a CDS encoding helix-turn-helix transcriptional regulator, with the protein MSTRLVILGFLRNNTLYGYEIKQMIEHIMGDWTDIAFGSIYFALKKLEEEGFVEKAGTKQEAGRPSRTVYNITSAGRDEFLRLLRAVWSKGERHSYSIDIGLSFMSALPDEEVRSHIRNQVENLERTLKYLDSHKAEQLSDEHVPNRLASTVFDHHRIHLQSELEWMRGLMEKFERGEYKKEVDWLRKKGNAFQ; encoded by the coding sequence ATGTCAACTAGGTTGGTCATTTTGGGTTTTTTGCGCAACAACACCTTATATGGATATGAGATCAAGCAGATGATTGAACATATCATGGGCGATTGGACGGATATTGCTTTTGGATCCATCTACTTTGCGCTGAAGAAGCTTGAGGAAGAAGGATTTGTCGAGAAGGCGGGGACCAAACAAGAAGCCGGACGTCCCTCGCGGACTGTATACAATATCACTTCCGCGGGACGCGATGAATTCCTCCGGCTGTTGCGCGCGGTCTGGAGCAAGGGGGAACGGCATTCGTATTCGATCGACATCGGTCTGAGTTTTATGAGCGCGCTTCCGGACGAGGAGGTGCGGAGCCATATTCGGAACCAAGTTGAGAACTTGGAGCGCACCCTGAAATATCTCGATTCGCATAAAGCGGAGCAGCTTTCCGACGAGCATGTGCCAAACCGATTGGCTTCCACCGTGTTCGATCATCACCGGATTCATCTGCAAAGCGAATTGGAATGGATGCGGGGCTTAATGGAGAAATTCGAGAGGGGCGAATATAAAAAGGAAGTGGATTGGCTGCGAAAGAAGGGAAACGCCTTCCAATAA
- a CDS encoding class I SAM-dependent methyltransferase, whose translation MAKRIVEMGIPPNGRVLDLGTGPGFVAIEIAKIFRGSNRRVVGLDLSAPMLAAAAENAAREGVDGILSWREGDNKAMPFGDGEFDAIVSNDSLHHWRNPLPVFDEIARVVKPGGALAIKDSKRLQHWWPWMFVKAISLSIPPDFRIHWWNSIESSYTADELRAILRRSRLAECQVEEGFLDLAVVKERELCPDW comes from the coding sequence TTGGCCAAGCGGATCGTGGAAATGGGGATCCCGCCGAACGGCCGGGTGCTAGATTTGGGGACCGGGCCGGGATTTGTGGCGATCGAAATCGCCAAAATTTTTCGGGGATCCAACCGGCGGGTTGTCGGTTTGGATCTTTCCGCACCGATGCTGGCAGCCGCGGCCGAGAACGCGGCGCGGGAAGGCGTGGACGGAATCCTCAGCTGGCGCGAAGGGGATAACAAAGCGATGCCGTTCGGCGACGGCGAATTCGACGCGATCGTATCGAATGATTCGCTTCACCATTGGAGAAATCCGTTGCCGGTGTTTGACGAGATCGCGCGCGTGGTAAAGCCGGGCGGCGCCCTTGCCATCAAGGATTCAAAACGGTTGCAGCACTGGTGGCCGTGGATGTTCGTAAAGGCGATCAGCCTATCCATCCCGCCGGATTTTCGGATCCATTGGTGGAACTCGATTGAATCATCCTACACGGCCGACGAACTGCGGGCCATCCTCCGGCGGTCGCGATTGGCAGAATGTCAAGTGGAGGAGGGATTCCTGGACTTGGCGGTGGTTAAGGAGAGGGAACTATGCCCAGATTGGTAA
- a CDS encoding MarR family transcriptional regulator yields MKITDKTYLQINQALFSLVHSYESRMAKENHRNVLGLRMSDCSVLMVMSRFAPLTSRRLSQLMGVNPGAVSLYVQHLVEKGLVRKEQDREDRRNWLLTLTETGRIAAQAVVAGAVEYTKDFMAGLAEEEQAQLGRLLLKASHALGFDWQ; encoded by the coding sequence ATGAAAATCACCGACAAAACATACCTACAGATAAACCAAGCATTGTTCAGCTTGGTGCATTCGTACGAATCGCGGATGGCCAAGGAAAACCATCGCAACGTACTAGGGTTGCGGATGTCCGACTGTTCGGTGTTGATGGTGATGAGCCGCTTTGCGCCGTTGACCTCGCGCCGGCTTTCGCAACTTATGGGTGTCAATCCCGGCGCAGTTTCCCTCTATGTACAGCACTTGGTGGAGAAGGGTCTGGTGCGGAAGGAGCAGGACCGTGAAGACCGGCGCAACTGGCTTCTTACGCTGACCGAAACCGGTCGCATCGCCGCCCAGGCGGTTGTCGCCGGAGCGGTCGAATATACGAAGGATTTTATGGCCGGCCTCGCGGAAGAAGAGCAAGCGCAACTGGGCCGGCTGCTCTTAAAAGCCTCGCACGCCCTGGGGTTCGATTGGCAATGA
- a CDS encoding DUF1624 domain-containing protein — MTNGDRGGGRIRALDSRRGLMMILMALDHALFFIAKIHPLEYWGAPLPEYPDGVSFFVRLLSHLCAPGFFFLMGAGMAMFAESRRRQRWSGVRIARHLVLRGLLLIFLQLFVVNPAWFLETLGPTAILGNVGDGAAWINLEVLFGLGGCLLILPLALRVPGVVDRPGERGSLRGLGSVDAGAGIRRCGLLVLGTDGAGSRPNRNAVGALPPFALGGNRGTGFGLRQMDSARPGVGVPRPAVRRGRLSDPVCGFTDVWVR; from the coding sequence ATGACCAACGGCGATCGCGGCGGCGGACGCATCCGGGCCTTGGATTCACGCCGCGGCTTGATGATGATCCTGATGGCATTGGATCATGCGCTATTTTTTATCGCCAAGATCCACCCTTTGGAATATTGGGGGGCTCCGTTGCCGGAGTATCCGGACGGCGTTTCTTTTTTCGTGCGGTTGCTTTCACACCTCTGCGCCCCCGGGTTTTTCTTTTTGATGGGGGCCGGCATGGCTATGTTTGCCGAATCGCGCCGCAGGCAGAGGTGGTCGGGGGTGCGGATCGCGCGGCACCTCGTTCTGCGCGGTTTGCTGCTCATCTTCTTACAGTTGTTTGTGGTCAATCCGGCGTGGTTCCTGGAAACGCTGGGTCCCACGGCCATTTTGGGAAACGTGGGAGACGGCGCGGCCTGGATCAATCTGGAAGTGCTTTTCGGGCTGGGCGGATGCTTGCTGATCCTGCCGCTGGCGCTGCGCGTGCCCGGTGTTGTGGATAGGCCTGGCGAGCGCGGGAGCCTTCGCGGCCTCGGGAGTGTTGATGCCGGCGCCGGAATACGCCGATGCGGCCTTCTCGTCCTTGGCACGGATGGCGCTGGTTCCCGGCCAAACCGGAATGCTGTTGGTGCTCTACCCCCTTTTGCCTTGGGTGGGAATCGCGGGACTGGGTTTGGCCTTCGGCAAATGGATTCTGCACGACCGGGCGTCGGCGTTCCGCGCCCTGCCGTTCGCCGGGGCAGGCTTTCTGATCCTGTTTGTGGTTTCACGGATGTTTGGGTTCGGTGA
- a CDS encoding B12-binding domain-containing radical SAM protein: protein MKRKLILVNPVNPARTGLSFNRSSRFPPLGLGILAALTPADWDVRLVDENWETFPGPDAFFSAEEAPKLVGITAFTASANRAYEISADFRTRGIPVVMGGIHASMCTEEALRFVDSVVIGEAETVWPHVIADAEAGRLQRIYLGGQGNPAGMPRPRRDLFHPGYLFASVQTSRGCPMDCEFCSVTAFNGRRYRRRPPEDVLEELAEIPQRMLFFVDDNIVGYGEKSRAQALAVFQGMVKRRMNKWWFCQASLNFADDEEILHWAGRAGCKMVFLGLESDEADALAEVNKILNLQRGVGSYEAAFRRIHRAGIAVLGAFIFGMDEDTPEKLRRRTEFMLGGGIDVMQKTYLTPLPGTRLFDRLGREGRLLFTDYPRDWEHYDMGEAVHRPRSMNPAELTCAMEESSRRLFSWPALARKAYGTLRETRSPMAALFAWQSNVNYRNVSLAP from the coding sequence ATGAAACGGAAATTGATCTTGGTCAACCCGGTCAACCCGGCCCGGACGGGGCTTTCCTTTAACCGCAGTTCCCGCTTCCCACCGCTCGGATTGGGAATCCTCGCCGCACTGACGCCCGCGGATTGGGACGTGCGCTTGGTGGATGAAAACTGGGAGACGTTCCCCGGCCCCGACGCTTTTTTCTCCGCGGAGGAAGCCCCGAAGCTGGTGGGAATCACGGCGTTCACCGCCTCGGCCAACCGTGCGTATGAGATCTCCGCCGACTTCCGGACTCGGGGAATCCCGGTGGTCATGGGCGGTATCCATGCCTCGATGTGCACGGAGGAGGCGCTGCGGTTTGTGGATTCGGTTGTAATCGGAGAAGCGGAAACGGTCTGGCCGCATGTGATTGCGGATGCGGAGGCGGGCCGGCTGCAACGAATATACCTCGGAGGGCAGGGAAATCCTGCCGGAATGCCGCGGCCCCGCCGCGACCTCTTCCACCCCGGATACCTGTTCGCCTCCGTGCAAACCTCGCGCGGCTGTCCGATGGACTGCGAGTTCTGCTCGGTAACGGCCTTCAACGGGAGGCGCTACCGCCGCCGCCCGCCGGAGGATGTGCTTGAGGAACTGGCGGAGATTCCGCAGCGAATGCTGTTTTTCGTGGACGACAACATCGTTGGCTACGGCGAAAAATCCCGCGCCCAAGCGCTGGCGGTTTTCCAAGGGATGGTCAAGCGGCGGATGAACAAATGGTGGTTCTGCCAAGCCTCGCTCAACTTCGCCGACGACGAAGAGATCCTGCATTGGGCGGGGCGGGCCGGATGCAAAATGGTATTCCTCGGATTGGAATCCGACGAAGCCGATGCGCTGGCCGAGGTGAACAAGATCCTCAATCTGCAGCGCGGGGTGGGGAGCTACGAAGCGGCGTTCCGGCGCATCCACCGGGCTGGGATTGCCGTCCTGGGGGCGTTTATCTTCGGAATGGATGAAGATACGCCGGAGAAACTCCGCCGGCGGACCGAATTTATGCTGGGCGGCGGGATCGACGTGATGCAAAAAACATACCTCACGCCGCTGCCCGGCACCCGGCTGTTCGACCGGTTGGGTCGGGAAGGGCGGTTGTTGTTCACCGATTATCCGCGGGATTGGGAGCATTACGACATGGGGGAGGCGGTCCATCGGCCGCGGAGCATGAACCCCGCGGAACTCACCTGCGCCATGGAAGAATCCAGCCGGCGGCTGTTCTCCTGGCCGGCTTTGGCGCGCAAGGCGTACGGCACCCTCCGGGAGACTCGCTCCCCGATGGCCGCACTGTTCGCCTGGCAATCAAACGTCAACTACCGGAATGTCTCCCTCGCCCCTTAG
- the typA gene encoding translational GTPase TypA — MKTERTDIRNIAIVAHVDHGKTTLVDGLLRQSHTFRENQQVAERVMDSNDLERERGITILAKNTAISVWDPAAKAQVKINIVDTPGHADFGGEVERVMNMVDGILLLVDAAEGPMPQTRFVLKKALEMGHRAIVVINKMDRKGADPDGALNKTFDLFIELGATEEQADFAVVYTNAITGQAGTAHELEPDLEPLFEAILRRIPAPQVDAEAPLQMLVASLGYDNYRGVTAVGRIFAGRMKAGGNVARLTAAGENLPERVRYLYVHQGLERVEVEAAEAGEIVAVAGLEAIAIGETLADPLNPVALPTIKVEEPTVRMNFGVNTSPFAGREGKWGTSRKLRERLFEELRHNVALRVEETDSADTFVVSGRGELHLGILIETMRREGYEFQVSRPEVIFHTAEDGAMLEPFEDVHIETSPETVGAVVELLGSRRGQMLNMQDNRKGSTLLEYLAPTRGLLGFRYQFLNATRGNGVMHTIFHGYEPMAGTVATRSTGSIVAWENGTTTTYGLKNAEERGMLFVGPGVEVYEGMVVGEQQRPGDLPVNVCKKKHLTNMRSSNKDIEIRLNTPRTMSLDECLEFLADDELLEVTPAACRIRKKILDTEERGKTVKRAKEALEEAG; from the coding sequence ATGAAAACCGAACGGACGGACATCCGCAACATCGCCATCGTCGCCCATGTCGACCACGGAAAAACCACGCTGGTCGACGGGCTGCTGCGCCAATCCCACACCTTCCGAGAGAACCAGCAGGTCGCCGAGCGGGTGATGGATTCGAACGACCTGGAGCGGGAGCGCGGGATCACCATCCTGGCCAAGAACACCGCGATCAGCGTCTGGGACCCAGCCGCCAAAGCACAGGTCAAGATCAACATTGTCGATACGCCCGGCCACGCCGATTTCGGCGGCGAGGTCGAGCGGGTGATGAACATGGTCGACGGGATCCTGCTGCTGGTGGACGCCGCCGAGGGCCCGATGCCGCAGACCCGCTTCGTGCTGAAAAAGGCGCTCGAGATGGGGCATCGGGCGATTGTGGTGATTAACAAAATGGACCGCAAAGGGGCGGATCCGGACGGGGCGCTTAACAAAACCTTCGACCTGTTTATCGAACTGGGAGCCACCGAAGAACAGGCCGATTTCGCGGTGGTCTACACCAACGCGATCACCGGGCAGGCGGGGACGGCCCACGAGCTGGAGCCGGACCTGGAGCCGCTGTTTGAAGCGATCCTGCGCCGGATCCCGGCCCCGCAGGTGGACGCCGAGGCGCCGTTGCAGATGCTAGTGGCCTCGCTCGGCTACGACAACTACCGCGGGGTGACCGCCGTCGGTAGGATTTTCGCCGGGCGGATGAAGGCCGGCGGGAACGTCGCGCGCCTCACCGCCGCCGGGGAAAACCTGCCCGAGCGCGTGCGCTACCTCTACGTGCACCAGGGGCTGGAACGGGTGGAGGTGGAAGCGGCCGAAGCCGGCGAGATCGTCGCCGTCGCCGGGCTGGAGGCCATCGCCATCGGCGAGACGCTCGCCGATCCGCTGAACCCCGTCGCGCTGCCGACGATCAAAGTGGAAGAACCCACGGTGCGGATGAACTTCGGCGTCAATACGTCCCCCTTCGCCGGGCGGGAGGGGAAGTGGGGCACGTCGCGCAAACTGCGCGAGCGGTTATTCGAGGAACTGCGCCACAACGTCGCCTTGCGGGTCGAGGAAACCGACTCGGCCGACACCTTCGTTGTCTCGGGGCGGGGCGAGCTGCACCTGGGGATCCTGATCGAAACCATGCGCCGCGAAGGATACGAGTTCCAGGTTTCACGGCCGGAGGTGATCTTCCACACCGCCGAGGACGGGGCGATGCTGGAGCCGTTCGAGGATGTGCACATCGAGACCAGCCCGGAGACGGTCGGGGCGGTGGTCGAACTGCTGGGTTCGCGCCGCGGCCAGATGCTGAACATGCAGGACAACCGGAAGGGCAGCACCCTGCTCGAATACCTGGCCCCGACCCGCGGACTGCTCGGATTCCGCTACCAGTTCCTCAACGCCACGCGCGGAAACGGCGTGATGCACACGATCTTCCACGGCTACGAGCCGATGGCCGGAACGGTGGCGACCCGCTCGACCGGCTCGATCGTCGCCTGGGAAAACGGAACCACCACAACCTACGGGCTTAAGAACGCCGAGGAGCGCGGCATGCTGTTCGTCGGGCCCGGCGTGGAGGTCTACGAGGGGATGGTGGTGGGCGAACAGCAGCGCCCCGGCGACCTGCCGGTGAATGTGTGCAAGAAGAAGCACCTGACCAACATGCGTTCCTCGAACAAGGACATCGAAATCCGGCTCAATACGCCGCGCACGATGAGCCTCGACGAATGCCTGGAATTCCTGGCCGACGACGAACTGCTCGAGGTGACCCCGGCCGCCTGCCGGATCCGAAAGAAGATCTTGGATACGGAAGAGCGCGGCAAGACGGTCAAGCGGGCGAAGGAAGCGCTGGAAGAGGCGGGATAA
- a CDS encoding PadR family transcriptional regulator encodes MKLAEGDYAVLGFLLLAPMTGYQLKAMMDVTVGQFHRASYGGIYPSLKKLTRAGYLSMTQSVSGGKVRKTYRPRPAGRKAFAAWLKEPPEITRGPGPLLTRMFFLGLGGRATARAFTRAVRRSARERTAWLKRVAEEYRGRADAYQMATAQFGIEYYGFLDRWFTRLEAGL; translated from the coding sequence ATGAAACTAGCCGAAGGCGATTACGCGGTTTTGGGATTCCTGCTCCTGGCGCCGATGACCGGCTACCAATTGAAGGCGATGATGGATGTAACCGTCGGCCAATTCCACCGCGCCAGCTATGGCGGAATCTATCCCAGCCTGAAAAAACTAACCCGCGCCGGGTACCTTTCGATGACTCAATCGGTCTCCGGGGGCAAGGTGCGCAAGACGTACAGGCCCCGGCCGGCGGGCCGCAAGGCGTTCGCCGCCTGGCTCAAGGAGCCGCCCGAAATCACCCGCGGGCCGGGGCCGCTGCTGACGCGGATGTTCTTCCTTGGGCTGGGGGGACGCGCCACGGCGCGGGCGTTCACGCGGGCGGTCCGCCGCTCCGCGCGGGAACGGACGGCGTGGCTGAAGCGGGTTGCCGAAGAGTACCGCGGCCGGGCGGACGCCTATCAGATGGCGACCGCCCAATTCGGAATTGAGTATTACGGTTTTTTGGATCGATGGTTCACGCGGCTGGAGGCCGGTTTATGA
- a CDS encoding EFR1 family ferrodoxin (N-terminal region resembles flavodoxins. C-terminal ferrodoxin region binds two 4Fe-4S clusters.) has protein sequence MKAWLGYFSGTGNSWRIAMACAEKLQAEGYETDLGAIQAGAPPNPSADAAVFCFPVHALDLPRNAVSYLRGLPAAGNIVPAVLLVTGGDPDNCGWALASGTRILAERGYAVRIADLIHMPNNWTPFHSAPDSGDAERLIRAGVWKAESCVERFVNGESFRKPIVLRKFGAVGSALMRFLFHKRGVYKLWMFFRADARCTGCGLCARICPTGSIRMADGKPAWSAGCVQCMRCFNYCPQGAIRQLEFWLHGSRHRAYRLPGFTPTAET, from the coding sequence ATGAAAGCCTGGCTGGGGTATTTTTCGGGAACCGGAAATTCATGGAGGATCGCCATGGCTTGTGCGGAAAAGCTGCAGGCCGAGGGGTACGAAACCGATCTTGGCGCGATCCAAGCCGGGGCGCCCCCAAATCCGTCGGCGGACGCCGCCGTATTCTGTTTCCCGGTGCACGCCCTCGACCTGCCGCGAAACGCGGTCTCGTACCTGCGGGGTTTGCCCGCCGCCGGCAACATCGTCCCGGCCGTCCTGCTGGTGACCGGCGGCGATCCGGACAACTGCGGCTGGGCGCTGGCAAGCGGAACGAGGATTCTCGCCGAGCGCGGGTACGCGGTGAGGATCGCCGATCTGATCCACATGCCGAACAATTGGACTCCGTTCCATTCGGCGCCGGATTCTGGGGATGCCGAGCGCCTGATCCGCGCCGGAGTGTGGAAGGCGGAATCGTGCGTCGAACGTTTTGTAAACGGCGAATCCTTCCGCAAACCGATCGTCCTGCGGAAGTTCGGAGCGGTCGGATCGGCGCTGATGCGGTTCTTGTTTCACAAGCGCGGGGTATACAAACTGTGGATGTTTTTCCGGGCGGACGCGCGTTGCACCGGATGCGGACTGTGCGCTCGGATCTGCCCGACCGGGAGCATCCGCATGGCGGACGGGAAACCGGCGTGGAGCGCGGGATGCGTTCAATGCATGCGCTGCTTCAATTACTGCCCGCAGGGGGCCATCCGCCAGCTGGAGTTTTGGCTGCACGGCAGCCGGCACCGCGCATATCGCCTGCCGGGGTTTACTCCGACGGCGGAGACATAG
- a CDS encoding ClbS/DfsB family four-helix bundle protein: MTDAPDPFPTDPEILYARIHDEWEALAAVVATLDEPHIVRRDEGEWSVKDILAHIAAWEKFLIANQFLGLSAGEALCVDEDVVARGDENEVNAIFFERNRDKPLAEVQSDWYETHRWLMSEISKLDEERLKRPTECFGPAPRPLAQWIVFNTYEHYADHRRMIEKRRMG, from the coding sequence ATGACCGACGCTCCCGACCCTTTTCCGACCGATCCGGAGATCTTGTATGCGCGCATTCACGACGAATGGGAGGCCCTGGCGGCCGTAGTCGCCACCCTGGACGAGCCGCACATCGTCCGCCGCGACGAGGGCGAGTGGTCGGTCAAAGATATCCTCGCCCACATCGCCGCCTGGGAAAAATTCCTGATCGCCAACCAATTTCTCGGACTCTCCGCGGGCGAAGCCTTGTGCGTGGACGAGGATGTTGTCGCCCGCGGCGACGAAAACGAAGTGAATGCAATCTTTTTCGAGCGCAACCGCGACAAGCCCTTGGCCGAAGTCCAATCGGATTGGTACGAAACCCACCGCTGGCTGATGTCGGAAATATCGAAATTGGATGAAGAGCGCTTGAAGCGTCCGACCGAATGCTTCGGACCCGCGCCGCGCCCGTTGGCTCAATGGATCGTTTTCAACACCTATGAGCATTATGCCGATCACCGCCGGATGATCGAGAAGCGCAGGATGGGGTAA